One window of Chamaesiphon minutus PCC 6605 genomic DNA carries:
- a CDS encoding polyphosphate kinase 2 family protein, whose protein sequence is MTISHLNPSIVRHTIVPPGKKIDLKDYDPADTDNFESKEAAQIELAAGIQQLAEYQNILYAQNKFSVLIIFQAMDAAGKDSTIKHVMSGINPQGCQVYSFKSPSAEELDHDYLWRTYKALPERGRIGIFNRSYYEEALIVRVHPELLAAQNLPHIDLKQIWPQRFQEINDFERYLTNNGTVILKFFLHVSKKEQKKRFLERINEPEKHWKFSAQDIQERAYWDDYQAAYTDIFNHTSTEVAPWYIIPADRKWFMRLAVSDIICNRLQQMELAYPKISENQLAQLAIAKKMLEQEE, encoded by the coding sequence ATGACAATTAGCCATCTTAATCCGTCGATCGTGCGCCACACGATCGTGCCACCGGGCAAAAAAATCGATCTCAAAGATTACGATCCCGCAGATACAGACAACTTCGAGAGTAAAGAAGCCGCTCAGATCGAATTAGCCGCAGGTATCCAGCAATTGGCAGAGTATCAAAATATCCTCTACGCCCAAAATAAATTTTCTGTCTTAATTATTTTCCAAGCAATGGATGCTGCGGGGAAGGATAGTACCATCAAACATGTCATGTCCGGTATCAATCCTCAAGGTTGTCAAGTCTATAGTTTTAAGAGTCCCTCTGCCGAAGAATTAGACCACGATTATTTATGGCGCACATATAAAGCATTGCCCGAACGGGGTCGCATTGGCATCTTCAATCGCTCGTACTACGAAGAAGCCCTAATCGTGCGCGTCCACCCCGAACTTTTGGCCGCGCAAAACTTACCGCATATCGACCTCAAACAGATCTGGCCGCAAAGATTTCAAGAAATCAACGATTTCGAGCGGTATCTCACCAATAATGGGACTGTCATCCTCAAGTTCTTTCTACACGTTTCCAAAAAAGAGCAAAAGAAGCGATTTCTAGAGCGAATTAACGAACCAGAAAAACACTGGAAGTTTAGTGCCCAAGATATCCAAGAACGTGCTTATTGGGATGATTATCAAGCAGCATATACAGATATTTTTAACCATACTAGTACCGAAGTCGCCCCATGGTATATCATTCCTGCCGATCGCAAATGGTTTATGCGCCTAGCCGTATCAGATATTATCTGCAATCGCCTCCAGCAAATGGAATTAGCCTATCCTAAAATTAGTGAAAATCAACTAGCACAACTAGCAATTGCTAAGAAGATGCTGGAGCAGGAGGAGTAG